GGAATGGTTCGAGCTGCGCAGTTCTCATGGCGGCGAAGCGCGACGGAGGTCCATCGGTTGTTGAAGTCGGGACAAGCGCATCGGGAGGCCGCGTAGGTTTATGAGTACGACGCTCTACGATCGCGAGTATTTTGAAGGCCGAACCAGACAGAGCCCGCCCCATACCAGAGAGTTGATCTATCCATGGGCAATGCGCACCGGCCGCTTCTTGTGCCGCCACATGATGGCCTCCCGCTCGCTGGATCTTGGGTGCGCCAAGGGCTATCTCGTCGAGGCCCTGTCCGCTTCAGGCATTCCCCATTCGTTCGGCCTCGACGCGAGCCCCTACGCCGTCGCGTGCGCCGAAAACGCTTTGCGGGGGCGACTCTTGGTTGGTGACGTGGTGACAGGACTTCCGTTCCGGAACGGAAGCTTGGACCTTGTGACGGCCCTCGACCTGTTCGAACACTTGGTCGATCCCTTGCCGGTCCTCATCGACATCCACCGAGTCTTGGCACCCGATGGACGGGCCTACCTCAA
The DNA window shown above is from Nitrospira tepida and carries:
- a CDS encoding class I SAM-dependent methyltransferase codes for the protein MSTTLYDREYFEGRTRQSPPHTRELIYPWAMRTGRFLCRHMMASRSLDLGCAKGYLVEALSASGIPHSFGLDASPYAVACAENALRGRLLVGDVVTGLPFRNGSLDLVTALDLFEHLVDPLPVLIDIHRVLAPDGRAYLKICHPQHPNATRDPTHINVQPLGYWTRLFKQAGFRYRRCYETELSGETSPSERAKDLLRLMREWAAIGTPADYKFVLWKASPPTPGGGT